A part of Blastopirellula marina genomic DNA contains:
- a CDS encoding TIGR01777 family oxidoreductase: MTTTIKPQRYVIAGGSGFLGISLATKLTSLGHHVTILSRNKPRPNGPWQHVTWDGRTAGEWIDVLEGSSGLINLAGRSVDCIKTPDHQDEILRSRVESTQVLGAAMGMLSSPPPVWVQMGTAHIYGDPPTSICTEQSSFGVGLAPTVGQAWEAALHKAVLPSQRAVVLRTSFVLGTDRGAGGGALTRLAKVVRWGLGGRIGSGTQGMSWLHEADMNALFLRALEDDTMQGAYITSSPNPVSQSDFMRTLRKVLGVPIGLPAFSWMVRLGAHLILRTDPDLALYGRYVIPRRLQEANFQFQFPLLEDALRDLLARPTTSLPTNG; encoded by the coding sequence GTGACGACAACAATTAAGCCTCAGAGATACGTCATTGCTGGAGGCAGCGGATTCCTGGGAATCTCGTTGGCAACGAAGCTAACCTCGTTGGGACATCATGTCACGATTCTCTCTCGAAATAAGCCTCGTCCCAACGGACCATGGCAGCACGTCACGTGGGATGGCAGAACGGCAGGAGAATGGATCGACGTCTTAGAAGGTTCATCCGGATTGATCAATTTGGCCGGCCGTTCCGTTGATTGCATCAAGACACCAGACCACCAAGACGAAATCCTCCGCTCGCGGGTCGAATCAACGCAGGTGCTAGGCGCCGCCATGGGAATGTTGAGCAGCCCACCGCCGGTCTGGGTACAAATGGGAACTGCCCACATCTACGGCGATCCCCCAACATCGATTTGCACCGAACAATCTTCTTTTGGTGTGGGGCTAGCGCCGACCGTTGGCCAAGCTTGGGAAGCCGCCCTGCACAAAGCCGTGCTTCCTTCGCAGCGGGCAGTCGTCTTGCGGACGAGCTTTGTGCTGGGAACGGATCGCGGCGCAGGCGGTGGTGCGTTAACTCGACTAGCGAAAGTGGTTCGCTGGGGACTCGGTGGAAGGATCGGCAGTGGAACTCAAGGCATGAGTTGGCTTCACGAGGCAGACATGAACGCGCTCTTTCTGAGAGCACTCGAAGATGACACCATGCAGGGCGCCTACATCACGTCTTCTCCGAATCCGGTCTCACAGTCCGACTTCATGCGAACGCTCCGAAAGGTGCTAGGAGTGCCGATCGGACTGCCGGCATTTTCCTGGATGGTAAGACTTGGCGCCCATCTGATCCTGCGGACCGATCCAGATCTCGCGTTGTATGGACGTTACGTCATCCCTCGGCGTTTACAGGAAGCAAACTTCCAATTTCAGTTCCCACTGCTGGAAGACGCCTTGCGAGATCTGTTAGCTCGACCGACTACTTCACTTCCAACCAACGGATAA
- a CDS encoding LamG domain-containing protein: MSSSRMSKPSSFRPLLLMLCIGSSWLCVQNASAASILLVISQNGSLTSEESARRSQFQAWGHTVTTIWAGESQAVLESAASAVNLAYVPEEVMAPTLGTKLRYVSIGVIYEEFRLDDDFGISTSEGSVTSGTTVFVSGYGDLPFFNTAQPRTAIEGTISPAFQVYAKISSTGKIAAGFIEKGAALANTINGNSIALGRRIRLPFGGDSFQWSSLNGNGLGGVQQAIAIASVSSQSNQLILHWKLDEGSGTVINDASGYGINAAFQTGTPTWTSGPRDGALAFNRTNDARSSYNFDPPSKGSVAFWVRRNNISTSTERVFGNGENWEVGFYSNGRMFFDLGAGANDGAFDTYDVNTANKWYHVVAVYNSDADTYSLYLNGTKIKSGTAGLADQPSNFLSLGNRTGSSDRFDGTVDDFRVYNYELSDQEVATIYGLIGHWKFNEGTGTVAADSTAFQNDATINGATWTTDCAGNTALAFDGTGDQAATGSNVTPPSEGTVAFWFQSADPSAVHQRLWGVSGNFEMRQDVDGTLYPDLLVDAYVANTFSAPLPDPMVWHHIVATFDSDDETYAVYIDGELVKSGIADQPLNPEAANILTFGTRTGSLEYWQGAMRDFRLYNRKLLASEVSQLSQSLGHWKLDETSGSIAYDSSAAGRNAVYYGSPTLGVNSSNVDELGTAIDLNGSSQYVSPGSSLLNNLGQFTIAGWVYLDDDRSGTSFFGQNDVIEFGILYADAQLHLWTANGGQLFVPNILNTGRWIHVAAVGDGTAISLYVNGALVAMGGHSLASAGQTTYGTSSFPFGIGQGVFEGSGQYLDGRVDDVRIYSRPLCAEEIEALAAAGQLQGIRIIRWLEVK, encoded by the coding sequence GTGTCTTCGTCGCGTATGTCGAAACCAAGTTCGTTCCGTCCGTTATTGCTGATGCTCTGTATCGGGTCATCGTGGCTTTGCGTCCAGAACGCGTCGGCTGCGTCAATCTTGCTGGTGATTTCTCAGAATGGAAGTTTGACCAGTGAAGAGTCCGCTCGGCGATCGCAGTTTCAGGCCTGGGGGCACACGGTCACGACCATCTGGGCGGGCGAATCACAGGCGGTTCTCGAGTCGGCAGCATCCGCCGTGAATCTAGCTTACGTTCCGGAAGAGGTGATGGCACCAACCCTCGGGACGAAGCTGCGTTACGTTTCGATCGGTGTGATATATGAAGAGTTTCGATTGGACGATGACTTCGGTATTTCGACCAGCGAAGGAAGTGTTACATCGGGAACGACGGTGTTTGTTTCAGGTTATGGCGATCTTCCATTCTTCAACACCGCTCAGCCGAGGACCGCAATTGAAGGAACCATTTCGCCTGCGTTTCAGGTGTATGCCAAGATCTCTTCCACGGGAAAGATTGCGGCAGGTTTCATCGAGAAAGGTGCTGCACTCGCTAACACTATTAACGGCAATTCCATCGCACTGGGACGACGAATTCGATTGCCGTTTGGTGGTGATTCCTTTCAATGGTCTTCGTTAAACGGCAATGGCCTTGGTGGCGTGCAACAAGCAATCGCGATCGCGTCCGTGTCAAGTCAATCCAATCAGTTGATCTTGCATTGGAAACTGGATGAAGGATCAGGGACGGTGATTAACGACGCCTCTGGATATGGGATCAATGCCGCATTTCAAACTGGCACGCCCACATGGACGTCGGGCCCACGTGATGGAGCACTGGCGTTCAATCGAACGAATGACGCAAGGTCATCTTACAACTTCGATCCACCGAGCAAAGGAAGCGTCGCTTTCTGGGTGCGTCGCAATAACATCTCGACCTCCACGGAACGCGTTTTTGGAAATGGTGAAAACTGGGAAGTTGGTTTCTATTCCAATGGACGCATGTTCTTCGATTTGGGGGCTGGGGCAAATGATGGTGCCTTTGATACGTACGACGTAAATACAGCCAATAAATGGTATCACGTGGTCGCGGTCTATAACTCGGACGCGGATACTTACTCGTTGTATCTCAATGGAACCAAGATTAAGTCGGGCACGGCTGGACTTGCGGATCAACCGAGTAACTTTCTTTCGCTCGGAAACCGCACCGGTTCATCCGATCGATTCGATGGAACTGTCGACGACTTTCGAGTTTACAACTACGAACTAAGCGACCAGGAAGTCGCAACCATTTACGGATTGATTGGGCACTGGAAGTTCAACGAAGGAACCGGCACGGTTGCGGCAGATAGCACAGCGTTTCAGAACGATGCGACGATCAACGGCGCGACGTGGACAACTGATTGTGCCGGCAACACCGCTTTGGCGTTTGACGGGACGGGAGATCAAGCAGCAACTGGAAGTAACGTGACGCCTCCTTCAGAAGGCACGGTCGCGTTCTGGTTTCAAAGTGCCGATCCGTCTGCCGTTCATCAGCGGTTATGGGGTGTGTCTGGCAATTTTGAAATGCGACAAGATGTTGACGGCACGTTGTATCCCGACTTGCTCGTTGACGCCTATGTGGCCAATACGTTCTCGGCTCCACTGCCAGATCCAATGGTCTGGCACCACATCGTGGCGACTTTTGATTCTGACGACGAAACGTACGCTGTCTACATCGATGGTGAACTTGTGAAGAGCGGCATCGCCGATCAGCCGCTCAATCCAGAGGCCGCTAACATCCTGACATTTGGTACCCGAACGGGCTCGCTGGAGTATTGGCAAGGGGCGATGCGTGACTTTCGGCTTTACAATCGCAAACTCTTGGCTTCCGAAGTCTCGCAGCTCTCTCAGAGTTTGGGGCACTGGAAGCTTGATGAAACTTCCGGCAGTATTGCCTACGATTCGAGTGCTGCGGGGCGTAATGCGGTTTACTATGGTTCTCCGACGCTGGGAGTTAACTCGTCCAATGTTGATGAATTAGGCACGGCCATCGATTTGAATGGCAGCTCGCAATACGTTTCTCCGGGATCGAGTTTGTTGAATAATCTCGGTCAATTCACGATCGCTGGGTGGGTTTATCTGGATGACGATCGGAGTGGAACCTCTTTCTTCGGACAAAACGATGTCATCGAATTTGGCATTCTTTACGCGGATGCGCAACTCCATCTGTGGACGGCTAACGGAGGACAGTTGTTTGTGCCAAATATTCTCAACACCGGCAGATGGATTCACGTGGCGGCGGTTGGTGATGGCACGGCGATCAGTTTGTACGTGAATGGCGCCCTTGTGGCCATGGGAGGTCACTCGCTGGCTTCTGCCGGTCAGACAACGTATGGGACCAGCTCGTTTCCATTTGGAATCGGACAGGGGGTCTTCGAGGGAAGTGGCCAATATTTAGATGGACGCGTCGATGATGTCCGTATCTACAGTCGACCGCTTTGTGCCGAAGAGATTGAAGCATTGGCCGCCGCTGGCCAATTGCAGGGAATCCGGATTATCCGTTGGTTGGAAGTGAAGTAG
- a CDS encoding HEAT repeat domain-containing protein produces the protein MPDPSSQLDRLEANQWHALYRCRTDPDHRKKLIPKLQSLLENPEAEIQQGALRAVARIGPCQQVGALATLVPFVATLSQSEDLLTRKTAIGCLHNIGGDHPQSAVPALIKACDDPQLLEGALLALVDFKKAASPALPLYHRLAGHKQAKIRRLALRGLAAMEAGDKRSREIIQAALHDKSQAVRQLAEKLSASN, from the coding sequence ATGCCAGATCCTTCTTCTCAACTTGATCGTCTTGAAGCCAATCAGTGGCACGCCCTATATCGTTGCCGCACTGACCCGGACCATCGAAAAAAACTTATCCCGAAACTTCAGTCGCTCCTTGAGAATCCGGAGGCAGAAATTCAGCAAGGGGCGCTCCGAGCCGTCGCCCGCATTGGGCCATGTCAGCAGGTTGGTGCCCTGGCCACGCTGGTCCCCTTCGTCGCCACGCTCAGTCAGAGCGAAGATCTGCTCACTCGAAAAACGGCAATTGGCTGCTTGCACAACATCGGAGGCGATCATCCTCAATCAGCCGTGCCTGCATTGATCAAGGCTTGTGATGATCCGCAATTGTTAGAGGGTGCTTTGCTCGCCCTCGTCGACTTCAAGAAAGCAGCCTCCCCTGCTCTGCCCCTCTATCATCGCCTGGCCGGTCACAAGCAAGCCAAGATCCGCCGTTTGGCCTTGCGAGGTTTAGCCGCCATGGAGGCAGGCGACAAACGTAGTCGAGAGATCATTCAGGCCGCACTTCACGACAAAAGCCAAGCGGTGCGGCAATTGGCCGAGAAGCTCTCGGCATCGAATTAG
- a CDS encoding DinB family protein, which yields MLDAMKELLAHQYEATLCTLGKAIAACPVEAWNAPVANMKFCQVAFHTLFFTDFYLGENEAALKQQAFHQQHPDFFRDYEEMEPRVQVLLYTRDDINVYLAFCREKARQTLAAETAEILTAPCDFPPKKFSRAELHVYNLRHIQHHAAQMSLRLRLDWEIDIPWVGSGWRDD from the coding sequence ATGCTGGATGCTATGAAAGAACTGCTTGCGCATCAGTACGAAGCGACGTTGTGCACGCTGGGCAAGGCGATTGCTGCGTGCCCCGTAGAGGCGTGGAACGCACCGGTCGCCAACATGAAGTTCTGCCAGGTGGCATTTCACACGTTGTTCTTTACCGACTTCTATCTCGGTGAGAATGAAGCGGCGCTCAAGCAGCAAGCATTTCATCAGCAGCACCCGGACTTCTTTCGTGATTACGAAGAGATGGAGCCACGCGTTCAGGTGCTGCTCTACACTCGGGATGATATCAACGTCTACCTTGCGTTCTGTCGCGAAAAGGCACGACAAACTTTGGCGGCCGAAACAGCTGAGATTTTGACAGCGCCATGTGATTTTCCGCCGAAGAAGTTCAGTCGGGCGGAATTGCATGTCTACAACTTGCGGCACATCCAGCATCACGCCGCCCAAATGAGCTTACGATTACGGCTTGATTGGGAAATTGATATTCCCTGGGTCGGATCAGGCTGGCGTGATGACTAG